From the Nocardiopsis changdeensis genome, one window contains:
- a CDS encoding cell division protein FtsQ: protein MATPTPRPPDVREPSRPPALNSGQKLMVFVLSMTLFGLANIITEVLPAVRLGPVELSVSYLAFVPVVMASLFHPLYAALGAPLGEIVFVDLLMGDFSGIGELEGYLQMFLGVYIAGCLVRDPRRRGQLFLAGVTVVFVDKLLSAVVDIGKVMVGVEDAEFVPGLPESILLLEAVGFTTELVISGILFGALPAMALAPRLYGRIEPLLGLAPRDPARPHALAERGTGAFLLLALVLAFVSMIAAFTSEIFDNFGVWQPDFIDRYGQRFLWIGASAAAIVLAAAVMAVRFVVHSRRERAAQDVRDGEGPR, encoded by the coding sequence GACGTCCGGGAGCCGTCCCGGCCGCCCGCGCTCAACTCCGGCCAGAAGCTCATGGTCTTCGTCCTGAGCATGACGCTGTTCGGCCTGGCCAACATCATCACCGAGGTCCTGCCCGCGGTCAGGCTCGGCCCGGTCGAGCTGTCCGTGTCCTACCTGGCCTTCGTCCCGGTCGTCATGGCCTCCCTGTTCCACCCCCTCTACGCGGCCCTGGGCGCCCCGCTCGGCGAGATCGTCTTCGTCGACCTGCTCATGGGCGACTTCTCCGGCATCGGGGAGCTGGAGGGGTACCTCCAGATGTTCCTGGGCGTGTACATCGCGGGCTGCCTGGTCCGCGACCCGCGCCGCCGCGGGCAGCTGTTCCTGGCCGGGGTCACCGTCGTGTTCGTCGACAAGCTCCTGTCGGCCGTCGTCGACATCGGCAAGGTCATGGTCGGCGTCGAGGACGCCGAGTTCGTGCCCGGCCTGCCCGAGTCGATCCTGCTGCTGGAGGCGGTCGGGTTCACCACCGAACTGGTCATCAGCGGCATCCTCTTCGGCGCCCTGCCCGCGATGGCGCTGGCGCCCCGGCTGTACGGCAGGATCGAGCCCCTGCTCGGACTGGCCCCGCGCGACCCCGCCCGGCCCCACGCGCTGGCCGAGCGCGGCACCGGCGCGTTCCTGCTGCTGGCCCTGGTGCTGGCGTTCGTGTCGATGATCGCGGCGTTCACCTCCGAGATCTTCGACAACTTCGGGGTATGGCAGCCCGACTTCATCGACCGGTACGGGCAGCGGTTCCTGTGGATCGGGGCGTCGGCCGCGGCCATCGTGCTGGCCGCCGCGGTCATGGCGGTCCGGTTCGTCGTCCACTCCCGGCGCGAGCGCGCCGCCCAGGACGTCCGGGACGGGGAGGGGCCGCGGTGA